In Penaeus chinensis breed Huanghai No. 1 chromosome 40, ASM1920278v2, whole genome shotgun sequence, one genomic interval encodes:
- the LOC125047006 gene encoding uncharacterized protein LOC125047006 isoform X1 — translation MAFYNLLILMLMGVLCAVAEELHCPGVGRFPDPKSCGAYYDCTPNDAGDYDKTKDDCRGFTYDTTTRTCTDKLCPARSKRGVTPDNHPFSRLCMNRPDGFLCANCKTMIVCVKGQAFTRRCIDNFFCSEMPQFGGGVCYPGEPVECTCVKANNFMVDLYDPQRFYSCRDVGSKPIAYKCPDGMVFDESDRECRFAHDLPSCTVPGSFAKPSNCSEYYTCIAVKYGWVQKPFTCSAGTAFNSVSGICQNPCDYQHVCLQEGRYADLFNKRNYSECYMLDGKLKQMRYQCPEKYRWEVLSPGVGRCIEDDGKDRSSSDVPFSECIIPNGIC, via the exons ATGGCATTTTATAACCTTCTAATACTG ATGCTCATGGGAGTCTTGTGTGCCGTGGCTGAAGA ACTCCATTGTCCAGGAGTGGGTAGGTTCCCTGATCCCAAATCATGTGGAGCTTACTATGACTGCACTCCAAACGATGCTGGTGACTATGATAAAACCAAGGATGACTGCAGAGGCTTTACATACGATACGACGACCAGAACTTGTACTGACAAATTG tgccCAGCGCGTAGCAAACGCGGTGTTACTCCAGACAATCATCCTTTTTCTCGTCTGTGTATGAATCGGCCTGATGGGTTCTTGTGTGCTAACTGCAAGACTATGATTGTGTGTGTTAAAGGGCAAGCTTTCACTCGTCGCTGCATCGACAATTTCTTCTGTTCCGAGATGCCCCAGTTTGGCGGGGGTGTTTGCTACCCAGGTGAACCTGTGGAATGTACCTGTGTAAAGGCGAACAACTTCATGGTGGACCTCTACGACCCTCAGAGGTTCTACTCTTGCAGGGATGTTGGATCAAAACCAATTGCCTACAAGTGCCCAGATGGTATGGTATTCGATGAATCGGATAGAGAATGTCGTTTCGCACATGATTTGCCATCATGTACCGTTCCCGGAAGCTTTGCTAAGCCAAGCAACTGCAGTGAATACTACACGTGCATTGCTGTGAAATATGGATGGGTGCAGAAACCCTTCACTTGCAGTGCAGGCACGGCTTTTAATTCTGTAAGTGGTATTTGTCAAAATCCTTGTGATTACCAGCATGTGTGTCTGCAAGAAGGACGTTACGCTGACCTTTTCAACAAGCGGAATTACTCTGAATGCTACATGTTGGATGGAAAGTTAAAACAAATGCGTTACCAATGCCCTGAAAAGTACAGGTGGGAGGTCCTGTCACCAGGTGTGGGCAGATGTATAGAAGACGATGGGAAAGACAGATCTAGCTCTGATGTCCCCTTCAGTGAATGCATAATACCAAATGGCATCTGTTGA
- the LOC125047006 gene encoding uncharacterized protein LOC125047006 isoform X2: protein MLMGVLCAVAEELHCPGVGRFPDPKSCGAYYDCTPNDAGDYDKTKDDCRGFTYDTTTRTCTDKLCPARSKRGVTPDNHPFSRLCMNRPDGFLCANCKTMIVCVKGQAFTRRCIDNFFCSEMPQFGGGVCYPGEPVECTCVKANNFMVDLYDPQRFYSCRDVGSKPIAYKCPDGMVFDESDRECRFAHDLPSCTVPGSFAKPSNCSEYYTCIAVKYGWVQKPFTCSAGTAFNSVSGICQNPCDYQHVCLQEGRYADLFNKRNYSECYMLDGKLKQMRYQCPEKYRWEVLSPGVGRCIEDDGKDRSSSDVPFSECIIPNGIC from the exons ATGCTCATGGGAGTCTTGTGTGCCGTGGCTGAAGA ACTCCATTGTCCAGGAGTGGGTAGGTTCCCTGATCCCAAATCATGTGGAGCTTACTATGACTGCACTCCAAACGATGCTGGTGACTATGATAAAACCAAGGATGACTGCAGAGGCTTTACATACGATACGACGACCAGAACTTGTACTGACAAATTG tgccCAGCGCGTAGCAAACGCGGTGTTACTCCAGACAATCATCCTTTTTCTCGTCTGTGTATGAATCGGCCTGATGGGTTCTTGTGTGCTAACTGCAAGACTATGATTGTGTGTGTTAAAGGGCAAGCTTTCACTCGTCGCTGCATCGACAATTTCTTCTGTTCCGAGATGCCCCAGTTTGGCGGGGGTGTTTGCTACCCAGGTGAACCTGTGGAATGTACCTGTGTAAAGGCGAACAACTTCATGGTGGACCTCTACGACCCTCAGAGGTTCTACTCTTGCAGGGATGTTGGATCAAAACCAATTGCCTACAAGTGCCCAGATGGTATGGTATTCGATGAATCGGATAGAGAATGTCGTTTCGCACATGATTTGCCATCATGTACCGTTCCCGGAAGCTTTGCTAAGCCAAGCAACTGCAGTGAATACTACACGTGCATTGCTGTGAAATATGGATGGGTGCAGAAACCCTTCACTTGCAGTGCAGGCACGGCTTTTAATTCTGTAAGTGGTATTTGTCAAAATCCTTGTGATTACCAGCATGTGTGTCTGCAAGAAGGACGTTACGCTGACCTTTTCAACAAGCGGAATTACTCTGAATGCTACATGTTGGATGGAAAGTTAAAACAAATGCGTTACCAATGCCCTGAAAAGTACAGGTGGGAGGTCCTGTCACCAGGTGTGGGCAGATGTATAGAAGACGATGGGAAAGACAGATCTAGCTCTGATGTCCCCTTCAGTGAATGCATAATACCAAATGGCATCTGTTGA
- the LOC125047258 gene encoding peritrophin-44-like — translation MSIYKRTTKCLVVRHRSKMRSNTYYVVLALGFALAAAKEASRDERSVTADNHPYSKLCEKQPDKFICANCKTLVQCVKGQAFTRHCIEDHFCSERAQFGGAVCYPNEPVNCTCVTANTFRVDPYDPQRFFSCKDVGSVPESYKCPDGMVFDEASAQCQTASGLPPCVVAGTFANPSDCTEYYSCISLRSGWLQKSFMCTSDMMYNEQKAACEDPCVYQFVCQQEGRYPDLLNKQNYFECYTLGGVLRQMRYSCPEGYMWEIISPGVGKCVEDHGDRDSDSAFGQCEIPSDLCQAT, via the exons ATGAGCATCTATAAAAGGACAACAAAATGTTTGGTAGTCAGACATCGATCGAAAATGAGGTCAAATACTTACTATGTTGTG TTGGCCCTGGGCTTTGCCTTGGCAGCAGCCAAAGA AGCTTCGAGAGACGAACGCAGCGTTACTGCAGACAACCACCCTTACTCGAAGCTGTGTGAGAAACAACCTGACAAATTCATTTGCGCCAACTGCAAGACCTTGGTCCAGTGTGTGAAGGGACAGGCCTTCACTCGCCACTGCATTGAGGACCACTTCTGTTCGGAAAGGGCCCAGTTTGGCGGTGCTGTCTGCTACCCAAATGAACCTGTAAATTGCACCTGCGTAACGGCCAACACGTTCCGAGTGGACCCCTACGACCCTCAGAGGTTCTTCTCTTGCAAGGATGTGGGCTCCGTCCCCGAGAGCTACAAGTGCCCAGATGGTATGGTGTTCGATGAAGCCTCGGCACAGTGCCAGACGGCAAGTGGCCTGCCTCCATGCGTGGTGGCGGGTACCTTTGCCAACCCAAGCGACTGCACTGAATACTACTCGTGCATTAGCCTGCGCAGTGGATGGCTGCAGAAGTCATTCATGTGCACCAGTGACATGATGTACAACGAACAAAAGGCTGCATGTGAAGATCCCTGCGTGTACCAGTTCGTCTGCCAGCAGGAGGGTCGATACCCTGACCTTCTGAACAAGCAGAATTACTTTGAATGCTACACGCTTGGTGGCGTGTTACGGCAGATGCGTTATAGTTGCCCTGAGGGCTACATGTGGGAGATCATATCTCCAGGTGTGGGCAAGTGTGTGGAGGACCATGGAGATAGAGACTCTGACTCTGCCTTCGGTCAGTGCGAAATTCCTAGCGACTTGTGTCAAG ctACATAA